The Microcystis panniformis FACHB-1757 region AAAAAATTATTGATTTTGTCGCTAAAAATGCCACCCTAGTCCTAAATCGCGATCGATATCAATATTAGCCATCAGCCTTGGCTCAGTTATCAGTTATCAGTTATCAGTTATCAGTGGGTAAGTTATCAGTGGGTAAGTTATCAGTCAATAGTATTAAGCGATAAGCTCGGAGCTGCCTTTTTACTGAAAAAGCTCCCCACACCCCACACCCCACACCCCACACCCTACACCCTACACCCCACACCCCACACCCTACACCCCTTAAACAGGATTTAGTATCAGTTATCAGTCAGCAAATACACGGACGCTATCGGGAATAATCGATAGTTTTACCTTTGTACCGATGTCTAATTGGGTGTTAATCGTTGTTCTAGCGTGGATTTGGCTGCCGGTAGCCGTTAGCAGACAATAACGGTATTCCCGCCCCAAAAATTGGCGATCGCAAATAACTAGCTCTCCCGTCTCATCCGGCTTAATTTTGACATCTTCCTCTCTCAGCATCAATTCCCCTTTGTCCAAATCTTGACCATCAGGAATTGTCCAGAGTCCTATCTCGGTTTGCCATTGTTCCCCCTTCCGTCTAGCGGGGAGAAAGTTAGCTTGGGTGACAAACTCAGCCACGAATCGCGAGGCCGGATGACTATAAATTTCTTCGGGATTGTTAATTTGTTCTAATTTTCCTTGACAAATGACCGCAATTGTGTCACTGATCACCATTGCTTCCTCCCGGTCGTGGGTGACAAAAATGGCCGAGATACCAGTCGCTTTCAGGATATGACGGATCTCGTGCCGTAACCGTTGCCGTACCTGGACATCGAGATTACTTAAAGGTTCATCTAAGAGGATTAAAGAGGGTTTTGGGGCTAAAGCGCGGGCAAGGGCGACTCTTTGCTGTTGTCCTCCCGATAGCTGATGGGGATAACGTTTTTCTAGTCCTTGCAGTCCGACTAAATCTAAAGTTTCCGCCACTCTAGCGTTAATAGCTCTGCTCGATAATTTCTCCCCAGAATTTTTTAACCCGAAGGCGATATTTTCAGCGATAGTTAAATGGGGAAAAAGAGCGTAATCCTGAAAAACCATGCCCGTATTGCGTTTTTCCGGGGGAATAAAGGTTTTTTCGTCGGCAACTATTCGCCCTCCCAATTCAATCACTCCTTGAGATGGTTTTTCAAATCCCGCAATCATCCGCAGCAGAGTAGTTTTACCGCAGCCCGACGGGCCCAATAATCCGAGAATTTCGCCCTCTGTTAAACTAAAACTGA contains the following coding sequences:
- a CDS encoding ABC transporter ATP-binding protein, whose protein sequence is MKKSVILRLSEVNKRFPASPTLAVDNISFSLTEGEILGLLGPSGCGKTTLLRMIAGFEKPSQGVIELGGRIVADEKTFIPPEKRNTGMVFQDYALFPHLTIAENIAFGLKNSGEKLSSRAINARVAETLDLVGLQGLEKRYPHQLSGGQQQRVALARALAPKPSLILLDEPLSNLDVQVRQRLRHEIRHILKATGISAIFVTHDREEAMVISDTIAVICQGKLEQINNPEEIYSHPASRFVAEFVTQANFLPARRKGEQWQTEIGLWTIPDGQDLDKGELMLREEDVKIKPDETGELVICDRQFLGREYRYCLLTATGSQIHARTTINTQLDIGTKVKLSIIPDSVRVFAD